From the genome of Aeromonas hydrophila subsp. hydrophila ATCC 7966:
TCACCACCCTGGGGGAGCGGCTGGTTGCCGAAGGGGTCCTGCTGAAAACCGGCGCCACCATCACCCGACTCGACCAGACCGATGGCCGCATCGAACGGGTGTATTGGTCACAAGATAATGTGGAGCAGAGCGCCGCTTTCGATCAGGTCATCTCCACCCTGCCGCTACCGCTCACCTGCCAGCACCTGGGCTTGCCGTGCGATCTGCACTACCGGTCGCTTCGCTTCGTCAATATGCCGCTCAAACAGGAGAACCTGTCTGACAACACCTGGCAGTACCTCTCCGACCCCCATATTCTGGCCACCCGCCTGCAGGAGCCGCGCCGCCGCAGCCCCTTTATGGCGCCAATGGGGCAAACATCCGTGATGCTGGAGATCCCCTGCAACCCGGGGGATGCCACCTGGCAGGCGCCGCTCTCTGATCTGCGCGGCCGGGTTACCGCTGATCTCGCCAGCCTCGGCGTCGACACCCAGAAACTTGGCGATGAAACTTTTGAAGCACGTAGCGAGTACGCCTATCCGCTGATGGATCTCGGCTATCAGGCCCGCCGCAACGAAGCCATCAAGGCGCTGATGCCCATCACCAACCTCATCATGACCGGCCGTCAGGGGACATTCCGCTACATCTTCACCGACACCGCCATGGAGATGGGGATGATGGCGGCCGACATGGTGATAGACGGGGTGGACAGACGTCACGCCATCTTCAATCATCGCAATGAAAATACCGTGATCGAGACCCAGAGCGTGGCCTGATGGCCCCTGAATGTGGTGAACGAGGGAGGTGGACAGACGCCGTAACACCTTCAACCATCGCAACAAAAACAGCGTGATCGAGACCCAGAGCGTGGCCTGAGTGCCGCGCCATGGGCATAACCTCTTGGCATAAGTAAGGAGAACAGGATGACCATCCGCCCGGGTTTACTTACCCTCACCCTGCTGCTGGCCCTGAGCGGGCAGGCGCAGGCTTACTCCTACGCCGCCGCCGGCAAGGAGCCGCTGATCGATGCCCGCGAGACACTGCTGGGCGCCGCCACTGACGGCAAGGATGCCAGCGCCACCTTGAGCGAGATTGCCGAGGAGCTGACCTATCTGGAACAGCACCACAAGGTCGAACTGCAAGCACCGCTGGCTGCCGCCATCAAGGCCAAGGATGCGGCCGCCACTGCCGCCCTGCTAAACCGGGCCTACAAGGCGGAGATCGAGCGCCGTCTCGAGGGGGCCAGCCAGAACCTTGGCGACTATCAGACCGCCAAGGTGCTGGTGGTCAAGAGCAAGCGCTTCCTCGACTTGATCCTCCCCTCCCTGAGCGAAGGGGATCGCAAGGCCGCCGAACAGGCACTGGCCAAGGTGCTGGATGCCATCGGCAACCCTGGGGTGTTCGGGGTGGGCGCCAAACCCGCCGATGCCGCCGCCTTCGCCGAGGCTGAAAAAGCGCTGATGGCC
Proteins encoded in this window:
- a CDS encoding FAD-dependent oxidoreductase, with amino-acid sequence MSDNNTQHIAVLGAGPAGLMAAWRLRQAGFAVTLFEQESVVGGMCATQTFKGRDGEYRFDYGGHRFITKNPELLAFIDELMGDDLLHAERKSVIRFGGRTYDYPLNLPNLLKTAPLALMAGAVKDLLLLPFAKKPTDFAKASFAEWIQSHFGRTLYRQFFEGYTAKLWGINPDKLSADWAGQRISLIDLKDVARRLLPRRNGSMSVRTYARKYRYPKYGFGQIFTTLGERLVAEGVLLKTGATITRLDQTDGRIERVYWSQDNVEQSAAFDQVISTLPLPLTCQHLGLPCDLHYRSLRFVNMPLKQENLSDNTWQYLSDPHILATRLQEPRRRSPFMAPMGQTSVMLEIPCNPGDATWQAPLSDLRGRVTADLASLGVDTQKLGDETFEARSEYAYPLMDLGYQARRNEAIKALMPITNLIMTGRQGTFRYIFTDTAMEMGMMAADMVIDGVDRRHAIFNHRNENTVIETQSVA